From the genome of uncultured Methanobacterium sp.:
ATGTTTCATGCATTTTTCCAAACCTTGGTGGTATGGGACTTTTACCCAGAACTTTTGGACGTTCCCTAACCAGGGGATGGGATCTTATGCAGTCTTCACATTCAGCTTCCCTGCGGTTGCCTACAATTTTCTTTGGGAATTCTTCCATGGGTTTGACCTGTCCACATGTGCAGCATAATTTATTTACCACTGCCAGGCCTCCTGAATAGTGAAGTAACCCGGGCCACCAGGCCCGGGAAGAAAGCTTTTGGTGGTTTTCTGAGGTGGCCAATACCCAAATATTTGATACGTGCCTTCACGGCCCCCTCACTTCTTTCAAGTCTTAAACCTATTTCCTCCGGTTCCAGGTGTGTGTCACGGAAGAGTTCCAGGAGTCTTTGATCATGATCCGGCTCCCACTTGCATCGACTTTTCCCGGGCTTGGGATTTCCCTTCCGGTTTTTCATGCTCCTTAAATGTCTGCCAATGGCCTCCCCACTGCGCAGGTGCACATCATCATGGAAGTTGTGCAGTTCCTGGAAACGTTTACTAATCTCGTCGGGTTTTTTACCCTGGTTGACTTCTTTAATCAAGATTGATTCTTCCCTTTCACTCCATATTGGTCCTTTAGGCATCTTCTAACACCACCAAGTCTAAAATTTTCTGAGTATAATCAATATCAATAAGGCCGTAAAGGTGGACTTTACCACCCTGCTGAACATCCCCTAGGATGATGATCCGTGGGTTACGGATGAGGTACTGTGCTGCTCGGGTAGTGTCAATTTGCACCCGGCGAACTTCGTACTCCATCCTGAGACGATCAACTATGGTTCTAGATGTTTGCGGTCCTCTTCGTCTGATAATCTCCTCAAAAGCCTTCTGTATTCCTTTCTTTGTTGAGACTTTGGGGAGGGGATCCACTTATTCCCCCTCCTCCTTTTCCTTTTTAGATTTCAAATTTTTAGCCAGTAACAGCTGAACTTTCGTTAACAGTCCCCTGTTATTTTTTAAAAGTTTTTTAGCACAATTTGCTACATCTTCCTCAGATGGGTTTAGATTGTCATCAGAAGTTAGGCTCAAAGCACATTCAGCAATCACATCCCTTGCCAGGATCAGTTGAACATTATCTAAAAGGCCCAGGTTAGGTTCATCCTCACTGTTGATGAGTTCCTCAGCGTAGTTGGCAATGTCTAGAATACTAGGATTTTTGTTCCCCTCACTGTCTAAGAAGGTTTTACAATCCCTAATCATCTCCCTGGCCATAGGGTCATCCATTCCAAGGCCAGTTTTTGGGGTTGATTGTTGGGGAGAATCTTCTGTGATTTCATTTTCCTTATCACTCATCACAGTGAATAGTTTGGTTGGCTGTTTGAATCCAGGATTGACTCTTTCCCCACAGTAAATGATACCCACATCAGCCCCAATGGGTATCAGGGCCATGGGGTCGTCCAGGGTGATACTTCCAAAGAGATAGATATGGCCCTTCAATCCGACTGGCCTACCATTTTCATCTTTCAACTGACCATCATCAGCGAAAGTATACTTATTTCTATGATAGTTGTCTGCATCAGGTTCAAAGGCTAAATATTTACTCCTAAAAGTTTCCCCTATTATTTTAGGCCTCCAAATGCCATCTGGCGCTTTAATTTCTTTCAACCCCTGTTTTTCATATTCACGTTTTATTGCTTCGATTTTCTCTCTCTGAGCTTTACTCAACATCTTAAATCACCACTGGTTTCAATGCCATGGCCACACCTGCAAAAATTAAAAAAATAAAAATTGATGCTTTGAATAATCTTAAAAAATTCCCATAATTACGAGTAAACCATCCTGGTCTTTTCGTAATTAAGGATGCTTTCTTCACGGGTTCAGTCCATTCAATTCCACATTTACATTTATAAATGCTGAATTCTATTTCCCGGCCCTGCCTACCGCATGATGGGCATTTAGCTCCCATCAGACCAGACCCCCATTAGTGCATTTTTCACATTCTAAATAGGCAGCTGCAGGTTCACCAGGGGTGACCCTGGTGTCTGGAGTTCCAGGGTCAAAGTGAAGTTTAACAGTTTTGTCTTTGGAAAAAGGCCTTATATCCTCCCCACAGTTAAAACACTGCAGGGGAATGTTCTCACCATAAAGGCATAATCCCTGGAATACTTTCTTAATGGCCCTGGTGGCCTTGCCAAGATCCAGGGTGTCCCTGTATTCCTGGAGAATATCTCGGATTTGTTTATCTTCAGAGTTCATTTAGAGGCCCCCATGGCCACTTCCCGGTATTTCTTATCAGCTTCAGCTATGGTGGTGTCCGCTAGGAATGGTCTCACTTTACAACGGACTAAGCAAATTTCTGAGTAGCATTTCTCTTCACCTGTGCGCATGTCCAGGCCACACATGGCCCTGGTCGTGTTACATCGAGATTCAATCGCACTATCCACGTCATTTAACAGTTTTTTCACGAAATTATCCATCATAACCCCTCCTTTCCAAAAGGAATCTGGCAAGCTGGACAAATACTTTTGGCTTTCATTGCTGTAAGGCCGGCCTGTATATTTTGTTCAATAATACTCATCACTGACCCCTCATCCCTCTTAATATCAATTTTTTTGATTGAAAACATGAATATCATCCCCTTAAAATGCAAATCTCGAAAATTCTACCATCCTGGAACCTTTGATAAACCCTGGTTCCATTGCGAACCTCCCTGTCTGGAAACTCTGGAAGTTTCTCAACCCGTTTAGGACAATCCGGTTCATCAGTTACCTCTCGGATCTTAATGATCTGACTCTGTGGATCCTGGGAGGCCAGGACGGCCTGGACCCGAGAAACAGTGTCAACCTTATAATGGTCAGCCATCTAGATCACATCCTCAGCCAGTTCTCTGATAGTTGTCAGGGGAACCTTGGAAAGACTGGTATCATGGCCACATTTGTAGCAGTGAAAATAGATCCACCAGGTTCCATCTTCTCCAGGGACCCGCACTCCACCATCATGAGGGTGCATTCGGATATCACCCTGGTGGGATCCGCAGCTGCAACCAGTTTTTTTCAGAATGTTTCTGAAAGTCGGGTCATGGCAGATCCTTTCATTAATATAAGGATCTAGACCAGTGTCTTGCTCCCGGGAAGGGTAACTCAAGTATCCAGATGAAGTACCACACCACTTGCAGCCATGGCCACGAGGCTCTTCAACTTCAACTTCATTCTTATCACGATTCATCATCCCCACAGCCCTACAATTAGGCTCATGAGTCCGATTGTGATTCTTATTAAAAACGTAACTCATCAGCTCACCACCGGGACATGGACTTTTAAAAACTGCCAGGAAGGATGGCCCTCATCAATATATGCCTGGGCTTCCTCCGGCGTGTTAAAGGAATCCAATGGTTTCAAGCAAGGCTCATCCTTATAATCCCAGGGCATGACCACAACATAAATAAAATGAGTGTAGCCTTTCATCTAAGCCACCCCAACAGGACATTTTACCTGCGCAGCGGTTTTCTGGAACTTCATCTTACTGATAACATGGAGAAATGCCCGGCCAATATCCTCCTCAATCTTCAAGTAAGCATCAGTCCTTCTGACCTGGCCAGAGTAAACCAGGTGACTGACATCCACCAGCTGGACAATATTCAGTTTCAAAGCATGCCTTGAGATGTTCTTCAAATCCGGAAGGGCCAAATCACCAGCAATCTCCTCCCCTTTACAGAAGAGCTGATACTGATTACCATGGCAAGTGATAGTCAAGTCTTTCCCAGAATCCATAATGATGACTCTATTCAGGACATTTCTGACTTTTTGATTTAATTTGGAAGCCATATTAATCGCCCGCTATTTTGAATTTAGCTTCTAAATCCGCTAATTTATCAACCGCATAGTCCAAGGCAGGCTCATAAAAACCTCCAGCAATGAGCTTTCTTATAACTCCTACATGTTCAGATGAGCCAATACTCCCTCGGCACATATCTAAAGCTCCATGATCCCTCTCTTCCAAGTAAAGTTTTAAAGATTTAACATAGAGTCTTAAATTATGGATTTTACCCCCAATATGGCCCCAAGCATGAGGATCATCATTTATATACCATTCCCTAACAGCTTCAGGATCAGATATTATGAAGGATGGCCTTTTTCCAGGCCCCATACAAGGTAAACCCAATTTTGCACATGTCAAAATAACAGAATTGTTATCATGATTTTTCCTGAAATCTAAGGGACCCCCACAATTCGGACATCTCCTCGGATAACCCAAAGTCCGCTCAAAATCAGATAAATCACTCATTTCAAATTCAATGTAAGGTCCCCGTTGTGTTCTGATCATTTAAATCATTCCTCCCATTTCTGAAGGATAATCGTGTGAACAATCTCGGTCAGATTTTCTTCAGGATCCTCACAAAAAACAATAGTATTCTTAGAATCCCATCTAGGGACCCAACCATCTTCCTCATGGGCTTGGAGTTCTTTTTCAAAAGCTACCTTAGTTTCTTCCAGGACCCGAGTTTTCATTGGCATATAGAATCAACCTCCCCAGTGTTCCCTCATGAGCTTAGGCTCTCTGCATTCGACACAACATTCATCGCCATTTTGGCACTGCATTCTGCATCCATTACGGTTCATTTTAATATTCTCCACAAGATTTGGTCGTCCCCTAAATAACTCCTGTGTAGGAGGGGGTGGGGGAAAAACATCTTAAAACAACTTTGTGTTTTTGTGTTTTTCCCAATAATACATTGGTGAAAGGTATATAAATATCTTGTGTTTTTGTGTTTTTGTGTAAAAATTAATAATAATAATAATAATAATAATAATAATAATAATATATTATAATATAATAAAACTAAAAGAAGAATAAATAAAATAAATATGCGTCTATCGGGTGCGCATATGCGCATGGTTTCTACGCATAGTTTTTCAAAATTTAAATTGTAATTAGTGCACATACACTGTGCGCATATACGCATTGTTTCTGCGCATAGTTTTTTATGAATTAAATAGTGCGCAGTGCGCAGACACCGTGCGCATATAGGGATAGGATTGACCTGTGAGAATTTATAATGCTCAAAAATGAGATCAACTTTCAATGATCTCACCTTCTAATATCTCTTTTAATGTTGCATAATTAACATTTAAAGCATTAGTCCAAAGTTTAATGTCATTTTCATTTAAAACACCCGTATAAGTATATTGCTGTCTGAAAAATCTTATAGCATCATCCCATGCTTTATCAACATCAATTTTTTCTACTTCTCTCAAATTAAAAGTAACAGAATCAATAATTCCTTCATTGCATGGTTTGATTACTTTTTCAGTAACCAGATCTTTCATTTCTTCAAGAGTTAAATTTAATTCAATTCTTCGGACCTCAAGTGTTGTTTCTGGGATTACTTTATCTCTCAAATAACAACGGATTAAATCTTTAATAACTTCGTCTTCTTTCTCAGGATCTATGTTAATGTCCTGCTTTAATTTCTCAAGTTGAGTTTCAATGTCATGTAATTGTTTGAGTAAAATATCTCGTTGTTGCTCTAAAATATGATATGTTGCGCTTTTCCCCATAAGTGATTTATATCCTGCTATCATTGCATGGGAAGGTTTAATTCCTAATTTTTGACCCTGTTCAACTATCTCCTGATTTTTTTTATTAATGTATGTATTTATGCGCACCATTATCGTCCCCTTATTTGTGTTTTTGTGCTTATGTGTAAAATTATGTTGAAGTAACTCCATATATAATTTGTGTTTTTGTGTAATTGATATATAATTAATATTCGTATTTACACAAAGTTTATAAACCAAAAAACCAAAATATTTAAACATGAAATGCGAAACAGAAGTCAGGGAGATACTCATGTCATCTGACTCAAATGCAAAAACTCGTACTAGTGCAACTGTAACATCTAAAAAATTAGTAATATTCAAAGCTGTAGCTGGCCTGAAATATGATGAGGACCCCATGAATTCTGCATGGGAAGAAGCTGCCACTTTGTTCCTTAAACATAACAAAGAACTATTAAAAGAACTTAATATGGAAATTGGAGATATTATTAAAGAAGACAAATAATTTTCTTTTTGATTACAGGATCCTTGGTTTAGTGTATCAATATAACAGTAATGTTTGGTCGCCCCTGATTTGTAAATATTATAATTATTTTCTGGGAGGTTCACCATTTAGTGACCACCACTTTACTGTCCTGTTCTGTGAGTAGTTTTCCTATGATTTTCTCCCGGGTTCGGATGTTTTCTTCGCCCTGTTTTTTCAGTTCTTCATATCTGGTTGTACCAGGTTGAAGTTGTAATATTTCTGCGTATATCTTATCATATTCTCTTCCGAGGATTCGGAGGGTTTGTCGGGTGTTGTTCTCATAAATTATATTAGGTTGTTTGGTTATAGTTTCCAATGCAGCACCTTCGGTAACGGGGTGCGTGTAGGAGCCATGGAGAGATTACATATACTTTTGTCGGCATGTGGAGGCCCTCCATGGCAACGTCCCCATTTATTGTTTTTTTGGTTAGTTGGTTATCACTGGGGAAGGTATATCAACAACAACATGGAGAGCATTTGAGAAGTAATATTTGGGGTTGAGGAGGGTATTTAAGTAAATGATTTTTCCAAAAATAAAAGCGTATTAAATGTTACTGTGGTACTAATAAAACAAAAATATTTAAAAAAATCAATCATTTACTTTAAATCATGAAATGTTGGAGGAATGTAAGTCATATCTCCTTTTTTTCTATTTTTGATGTAGCATTAGTAATTAAAATCCCCTAATTAGAGTTATATTTCCTGGAATTCTGGATCTTCATCTAATGACTCTAACGCCAGGCTCACCCCATCATGCTTCATTCAAAGTTAAGGGCGTTTCTTATAATCTCTTTTTGCAATGATGAATCCTGCTGCAACTAATAAAACTGCTACACCTGGAAAACCTAAATTTACTCCTGTTGGTTTATCTTTGATATTTATTGTAGCAGCATTGTTACTTGGATCATGATCCGTTTGGCATGATGTGTCGATAGATATAGTTGCACCACCTGCTTTTATAACTTTAAAACGCATGACTAAAGTTCTTGTCCAACCTGAGGGTAACGTATCAATAATCCAATTTCCTGTTTCTTGGTTGTAACCTTCAAATCGACCACCATTAGGGTCCGTAATGTAATATTCAAGTAATTCAAGTTTATCATTAGAGTAAGTAATATGTGCTGTGACTTTGGTTTTTTCATTATCTGTTGTTACCCAACTAGGCCCTGAATTTATAACATTTAGATTAACCGTTATCGTATCACCTACACTCAATTCACTTGATACTGGAAAGACCTCAGCTTTAATGTTAGTATCAACCTCTTGTGCAGAAATAAGGCCAGCTAACACAATTCCCACTAAAAAAATAGGCAATATTAAAAATGCTTTGCGCATTTTAAACCCCCCTCTTAAAATTTATTAATTAATGTATTGAGGGTGTCAAACCATTTGTCCGGTTTTTGGTGCCTGTTAAAAATAATCGGTTTTCATGAAGGTACAACAATTAAGTAGTCTTAATTTGACACCTTCAAATATTGTAATAATATTTATTTTTTATGGTATTTAATATCTAGTTTAAATAAAAAATTTAAGAATTAGGGAAGTTTCTCCTGTTTTTCTTTATCATGTATCATTTTTTTGAAGTGTTCCAGGTCTTTTTTCATCTGTCTGTTTTCCTCTTCTAAAGCTAACAGTTTTTCATCTGTATTGTCGATCACGGTCACTTCTTCGAGGAATGTTAACCTATGCACTCCTTTTAAATATGATTTTAACATTTTAGCTGCATTGCTTTTAAAGTAATTCTGAGTTACACCTGCCTGTTTGTGACCCATCATAAGTCTGATGTGTTTATAATAAACTTCTGCATCTTCCATTTCGTTGGCGAAGAATGTTCTGAAACTTTTAGAGGTTACAAAAGCGAACTTTCCAACTTTCTTATCCCCCCATAATTTTTTATTCATTGAATGTAAATATTTGGCAACTGCACGATACTCAGTCTTTCGCTGTTGCTTATATGCTCTGAATATCGGAACATCTTCATCAGCAGGCGGTTGATCCTTGAAGTAATCAATAATAAAATTAAATGATTCAGGCGAAGAAAAGGTAATATGCTGTTTATTTGTTTTGAATCTCCACATACGCCAGACAGGTGTGATTCCCTTTACTTTTTCATTAATTTCATATAACTCATCCAGGCCATCTACTTTGAACTTTTGCTTTCTGATTTTAAAATAGTAATTTATTGCAGAAATCAGTTCACTGACATTGATTGAAGTTGCGTCACTGTAATTCATAGCACTACTGGCCATGAAGCTGAATAATGCCCGATACTGTACGTTTGATAAGGATATGATTCTCCTTATAGCATCATGTTGAGGGAGATCCTCATATAATATATAATAGTTTTCAGGGACTCCAAGAACTGTTTTTGCAGGTGTTTTAATCTCAAAACAATGGTAAAATGTTTTAACACTGTCGATTGTTATTTTTTGACTATACTTTGTGATTCCTCTTTTTTCTAGGAATATAATAAAATCATCAAAATAACCGGGTAAGCTTCTTTCATCCATCCAAGGATATTTTATTTGCTCTTCCCGTGCTTCTTGTATTAATTCTGTTGGTGTTTTCTTTGTTGAGTTAATGTAATGCTGAATGTCCTTCGTATATTTCAGTTTAGTGTTCTTTTTACGAGGTTTGCTTTTTAGGAAATATTTGAATTTAGGGTCTTGTAGGATATCCATGGCAGATCTTTTTTATGTAAAGTAAATCTATACTTATTCTTAGAGCGAGCAATTGACAACTATTTCCTAATTAACCTTTACTAATTTTGAGAGATTAGTATATACAACTTCATCCCATAATAAAAAATAGGGGGAATTTGATATGGACCAATTGGAAAAACTTAAAAAAATAACAATGCCCACAGCCAGGGTATCATTTAAAGCTGTTTCAAATGTAATAGTGTATAAAGTAGAATCCAGTAAGATAATGACTGTTACTCCTGCAGGGTATTATATAACCAAAAGTCATATTGGGAGTAATCCTTCAGCTTTCAATACTGTGAAATCATTTTAATTTTTATATCTGTAATTTGAGTTACCTAATTATTTTTTTAATCAATTTGCTCAACCATATCCTTGATGGGTTGTAAATAATCTGAATGACACCCATCTATATATTTTTAGGTACCATAAGGAATTACAGGGGATGTATCTATTATATTTTGGATATTAAGGGAATATTCAGTCACTTATTAGTTTGGTCACCGTTCAATTTATTAAAATTGAGGTATATACTAAGATTAACCTACAGTAATAATTCTCTAATTAATAACTCTAATAAATTGCTTAACTAACTCTAATAATTGCTTAAACTTGAAAGTTTTTCATGTTTTAATCAAATGGGAGGCCAATGTTGGAAAAAAATTTCATTATTGACACCGAACTCTCATCAAGGCACCTGGAAGAAGCACTGGATTTTTTACGAGAATTTTATCTGTTACCTCAACCGGACTTATTCCAAAATCTTACCAAGGGCATGTTAGATGGTGTTGGAGTTTTAAGATACACTGCTACCAGCAAAGAAGCAGAATGGAAAGTCCAAGTGGAAATACAGGCTAAAAATCCCTTTTCTGTAAAATTATCACCAGTTATGGTTCCAGCTGATTTTAACATCACCCCTACAATGGATATCCTGGAAGAAGAACTTTTCATTGCTATCCAGGCCTTTGAGGATGCTATTCGCCAGGCCACCCTTTACTTTGCATGGGTGGAGGGAGAGAAGATTATACCAGAGGCACCTCCAACCAGGCGTAAAAGGGCTTCTTTTCGCATGTTTGGAAGTAACATGATCATGATCTACATCCTATTTTTCGGAGTCAACATTCTTCTTTTCCTTTTACTGGGAATATTTCTGGCAATTATTGGTATACTGGTCTTTCAACTGGTTATTGTTCTTTTATCTGATAAGATATTGCTTCAAACCAGTGACTGGAGGATCACGCCTGAAAATTCACGGGTACATATCTTAGAATACCAGCTGCCCCTTGAAGAATTCAAGAAATTCCAGGAAAAATTTGGTAAGGACAGTATAATAAAAATGAAGGAGGAAATCTACCAGAAAAGCTTAGCAGTGGGATTAGAACCTACCTGTGAATTGGGAGAGGACATATTCAATGAATATGGTTTCCACTGCCAGTCAGATCTGAAGGTGGCCAAGGTGATTGATGTTTACAGCATAGTAGAAGAAGCTGCCAGTAAGTTCAACATCACCATGCCCAAGGTTGCTTTGAGTAACACCATGATCCCCAATGCTGCTGCCACCGGTCCGGGCCCCAACCACGGGCTGGTACTCATCACCACTGGACTGCTGGTGCAGCTGGAGGAAGATGAGATACTATCGGTGCTGGGCCATGAAATGGGCCACCTATCAGGTAGGGACCCCCTGATTCTTTTCAGTATAATCTCTGCAGAGTTCATCCTCAGATTCACCATCCTATTCCCACTGGTGGTCTTATCTCCCTTAATTTACCTGATTGTGGCTTTAGGGTTTATTTTCTTTGTGGCCAAGTTCTTTGAAACCAGGGCGGATCTGTTATCTGCCATGAAAATCGGCCAGCCTGAGGTCTTAGCCAGTGCACTGCGTAAAATTGGTTACCAGCGCCTCCATGCCGAAAGAATTTCCCCCACCAGATTTCCCTCCTGGATAAACTTCGATCCCCATCCACCAATCTACTTCCGTATCGATCGCCTGGAAAACATGGAAACACCGATAAAGGTTAAAAATCCCCTGTTAAAATCAGCTAAAGATGTAGTTAATGGTTTTAAACGTACACTTGGTTTATGATGGTTTTAAACGTACCCTTGGTTTGTGAAAAATAATAAAACGAGATTAATGGAATGAAACTTACGGTAGGAATTGAAACTTATGCAGGTTAAAGTTGATTGTCTCAATGAATCATTTAACGGATGGAAAGTACGGATAAAGGTCACACTTTCTCATGAAGAGTTCGCCCAAATAGATCACCGTGCAATTGGAAACATTGAGGATTTCCAAATTGACGTTGAAGGGCATACATTGTATTTCCGCTCATTTTTAAGTCTGGAAGAACCATGGGAAGATGAACCCCTAGAAGAACTGGTTAAAGCCATTAAAATTGAAGTTGAATACAGGATGAAGGGTTTATTAAACCATTGAATCGAATTTCTAAAAGATTATGATGGAATTTCTAAAATATTAAAAAGGAATTTCTAAAAGATTAAAATGATTTCAAGGCTCTTAAAATTAATTTTACAACCTCAACAATGGTTACAATTACCATTACCACCATTGCCACTATAAGAGCAAATTTCAATGAGAATGTAACCAGACCATTGCTAAATGTGAATGGGAATACAGTGTATAAGTAGTAAACTACCAGAAAACCCAGAATGTTTAGTATTATCCGAATTATACTCCTAAACCAGGTGGGATGATAGATTAAAAAGAGCACGTTACCCACAATTGTGGCAGCTATGGAAAGATTAAAAATCCACAGAACATCCTGAAATGAGGAGGTTATAAAACTCAAATTCCAGGAAAGTAAGTTGTTAACAATATACAGAAATATTAGGTTAACAACAATAACTGCAATAAATTCGGATGTTTTATGCTCCTTTTCTTTTAAAAAGTTTTTAAGGAAATTCTTATCATTTCCATTATTTTCCCCATTGGATGTTTCTTTCATGATTATCCTCCCCCACACTAATAAAAAAACTTATTGTACACTGTTACTATTAATTTGTTACATTACTGTTATTATATAATTAAAATTATGTTCTTTTGATGTCGCTTTTTATCCATGGTTTCTGCATTTTTCTGAGAGTTTTTCAGGAAAAACTGTTTATTTGCATTAGTTTATCGAGACAACTTACCACCCGCAAGGTATGTTACCACGGCCCCTACTGCACCAAAGATTGCAAACAACCAGAAAGAAACATGAAGTCCTTCCATAAATAGGGGATAATTTGAAGGTTCTATCTGTACGTTACCCATGAACCCGGTTAAAATTAGAAGGAGAACTCCCAGGCTCATAGTCTGACCAATGAATATCATGGTGGAAAGGGTGGCTGAGCCCACACCATAGTACTTACTGGTTAAAGATTCCAGGAAATTCCGATTGGTCGGTGTCGAAAACAAACCCAACCCCAAACCAACCAGTACCAATCCCACTAAAACCACCATTAAAGATGTGTTCCCATCCAATATTGACAGAATAAGTAACCCAATAGTGCTGATTATGGCCCCTGAAACAAGAACAATCCGGCTATCCTGTTTATCAGCCAGGTATCCTACCAGGGGAGATAATAATGCCACAATCAGTGGCTGCACTGCCAGGATAAGGGCAGTAGTTATTATGTCCAGGCCACGCAGGTCCTGAAGATACAAACTGAGCAGGGTCCACATTGCAGAAGTAGCAATTGTTACTAAAATGAGTGAAATTCCTGAAAAACTGGTTAATTTATTTTTAAATATTTTCAAAACTATCAGGGGATTATTAGAACCTTTGAGTTCCTTAAAAAAGATAACCATTCCAAAAACACCCGCCAAAAGGATAATTTTCCCCAAATAGTCATGAAGGGCTGAAAATCCATACATCAATGCTGAGAGTGAAAGGATATAAATAATTGACCCGTTTAAATCGAATTTTTCACCAGGAGAGCCTGTCCATTCACCTTTAAACCGGGTCATGATCAAAGTTAGTGCAAATAATCCGATGGGCACATTAATAAAGAATATACTCCTCCATCCTAAATTTTGGGCCAGGAACCCTCCTAAAAGTGGTCCCAGGAATAAACCTATATAAACAGCAGCAGTGTTGATCCCCAGCACTTGACCTCTCTTTTTTTGTGGGAAAATAGAAATTAAAAGAGCGATTC
Proteins encoded in this window:
- a CDS encoding M48 family metalloprotease, with protein sequence MLEKNFIIDTELSSRHLEEALDFLREFYLLPQPDLFQNLTKGMLDGVGVLRYTATSKEAEWKVQVEIQAKNPFSVKLSPVMVPADFNITPTMDILEEELFIAIQAFEDAIRQATLYFAWVEGEKIIPEAPPTRRKRASFRMFGSNMIMIYILFFGVNILLFLLLGIFLAIIGILVFQLVIVLLSDKILLQTSDWRITPENSRVHILEYQLPLEEFKKFQEKFGKDSIIKMKEEIYQKSLAVGLEPTCELGEDIFNEYGFHCQSDLKVAKVIDVYSIVEEAASKFNITMPKVALSNTMIPNAAATGPGPNHGLVLITTGLLVQLEEDEILSVLGHEMGHLSGRDPLILFSIISAEFILRFTILFPLVVLSPLIYLIVALGFIFFVAKFFETRADLLSAMKIGQPEVLASALRKIGYQRLHAERISPTRFPSWINFDPHPPIYFRIDRLENMETPIKVKNPLLKSAKDVVNGFKRTLGL
- a CDS encoding MFS transporter, with protein sequence MSSVFQEKSGSVERCAMILVVIGSFLIPVMGSSLSLVLPLIQNELSVSILLLGWIPTAFILANAALVLPFGRLADIHGRKKVFTIGFIIYTLASFLAIFSNSGIVLIFFSFMQGVGCAMIFATGIALLISIFPQKKRGQVLGINTAAVYIGLFLGPLLGGFLAQNLGWRSIFFINVPIGLFALTLIMTRFKGEWTGSPGEKFDLNGSIIYILSLSALMYGFSALHDYLGKIILLAGVFGMVIFFKELKGSNNPLIVLKIFKNKLTSFSGISLILVTIATSAMWTLLSLYLQDLRGLDIITTALILAVQPLIVALLSPLVGYLADKQDSRIVLVSGAIISTIGLLILSILDGNTSLMVVLVGLVLVGLGLGLFSTPTNRNFLESLTSKYYGVGSATLSTMIFIGQTMSLGVLLLILTGFMGNVQIEPSNYPLFMEGLHVSFWLFAIFGAVGAVVTYLAGGKLSR